In Plodia interpunctella isolate USDA-ARS_2022_Savannah chromosome 1, ilPloInte3.2, whole genome shotgun sequence, one DNA window encodes the following:
- the LOC128670864 gene encoding myb-like protein X isoform X2, which yields MKRNVIIFFVTLIILEFASADPVVYFNGISQPERRQINDQEADDIRDDISEAENEDSGHVHKLKGDDTDDEGQVEKLSDGDSEEENYVARPLTVGDTFTARELLPVAEKLFEKIEHPGEGKGIVSSSTQPEELSDKLFKAFFMTSDRIVTLTATRKNFVDQPKEKIHKKIVDVNGQWVEINDNGNTSNLKVLTKQTQVRNPKISKTKNIGSQRRENKLIKKLGKNRHLVVHRKYMENNKSIPEKPPCRWSYVCKDPLDLDSCRLKENCTLRQPDEKVDHNQYIETNINEDPKMLNKFRKFLSINALDEEVEKIIEKRVLKYKPKNMGSAENMESLSEYFRKILVSSDKAVTTTIGEEEYSDTTEPIAKAKTKLKGDDSKVKSLKPENSDERRLRSKG from the exons ATGAAGAGGaatgtcattattttctttgttacgTTAATTATTTTGGAGTTT gcCAGTGCCGATCCAGTTGTCTATTTCAATGGTATATCTCAACCAGAGCGACGACAAA TAAATGATCAAGAAGCTGATGATATTAGAGACGATATAAGCGAAGCCGAAAATGAAGATAGCGGACACGTTCATAAATTAAAGGGCGATGATACTGATGATGAAGGCCAAGTTGAAAAACTAAGCGATGGTGACTCTGAAG aggAAAATTATGTCGCGAGGCCTCTTACTGTCG GTGACACATTTACCGCTCGAGAACTTCTACCTGTTGCTGAAAAACTGTTTGAGAAAA TCGAACATCCAGGAG AGGGAAAGGGGATTGTTTCATCATCAACCCAGCCAGAGGAGCTGTCggataaattgtttaaagcCTTTT TTATGACTTCCGACCGCATAGTAACATTAACAG caACACGAAAAAATTTCGTCGATCAAcccaaagaaaaaatacataaaaagatTGTAGATGTTAATG GGCAATGGGtcgaaataaatgataatggGAACACTTCGAATttaaaag TTTTAACCAAACAAACTCAAGTTCGTAATCCGAAAAtcagtaaaacaaaaaatatcggaTCTCAGCGACGAG aaaataagttGATAAAGAAGTTAGGCAAGAATCGCCATTTGGTAGTTCATCgaaaatatatggaaaataataaaagcatcCCAGAAAAACCTCCTTGTCGCTGGAGTTACGTGTGCAAAGACCCGCTCGACTTGGATTCCTGTCgattaaaagaaaactgtaCTCTACGTCAACCAGACGAAAAAGTGGATCACAATCAAT ATATTGAAACCAATATAAACGAAGAcccaaaaatgttaaataagtttcgtaaatttt TATCAATAAATGCACTGGATGAAGAAGTAGAGAAAAtta ttGAAAAAAgagtacttaaatataaaccGAAAAATATGG GCAGTGCGGAAAACATGGAGAGCTTATCTGAATATTTCCGCAAAATACTTGTATCAAGTG ACAAAGCGGTAACTACGACAATTGGAGAAGAAGAGTATAGTGACACTACTGAGCCGATTGCAAAAGCAAAGACGAAACTGAAAGGAGATGACAGCAAGGTCAAGAGTCTGAAACCTGAG aaTAGTGATGAAAGAAGACTGAGAAGTAAGGGCTGA
- the LOC128670864 gene encoding myb-like protein X isoform X1, whose protein sequence is MKRNVIIFFVTLIILEFASADPVVYFNGISQPERRQINDQEADDIRDDISEAENEDSGHVHKLKGDDTDDEGQVEKLSDGDSEEENYVARPLTVGDTFTARELLPVAEKLFEKIEHPGEGKGIVSSSTQPEELSDKLFKAFFMTSDRIVTLTEDDIISLDTLQSLALVGEPATRKNFVDQPKEKIHKKIVDVNGQWVEINDNGNTSNLKVLTKQTQVRNPKISKTKNIGSQRRENKLIKKLGKNRHLVVHRKYMENNKSIPEKPPCRWSYVCKDPLDLDSCRLKENCTLRQPDEKVDHNQYIETNINEDPKMLNKFRKFLSINALDEEVEKIIEKRVLKYKPKNMGSAENMESLSEYFRKILVSSDKAVTTTIGEEEYSDTTEPIAKAKTKLKGDDSKVKSLKPENSDERRLRSKG, encoded by the exons ATGAAGAGGaatgtcattattttctttgttacgTTAATTATTTTGGAGTTT gcCAGTGCCGATCCAGTTGTCTATTTCAATGGTATATCTCAACCAGAGCGACGACAAA TAAATGATCAAGAAGCTGATGATATTAGAGACGATATAAGCGAAGCCGAAAATGAAGATAGCGGACACGTTCATAAATTAAAGGGCGATGATACTGATGATGAAGGCCAAGTTGAAAAACTAAGCGATGGTGACTCTGAAG aggAAAATTATGTCGCGAGGCCTCTTACTGTCG GTGACACATTTACCGCTCGAGAACTTCTACCTGTTGCTGAAAAACTGTTTGAGAAAA TCGAACATCCAGGAG AGGGAAAGGGGATTGTTTCATCATCAACCCAGCCAGAGGAGCTGTCggataaattgtttaaagcCTTTT TTATGACTTCCGACCGCATAGTAACATTAACAG aggATGATATAATTTCGCTTGATACACTACAAAGTCTAGCTCTGGTTGGAGAACCAG caACACGAAAAAATTTCGTCGATCAAcccaaagaaaaaatacataaaaagatTGTAGATGTTAATG GGCAATGGGtcgaaataaatgataatggGAACACTTCGAATttaaaag TTTTAACCAAACAAACTCAAGTTCGTAATCCGAAAAtcagtaaaacaaaaaatatcggaTCTCAGCGACGAG aaaataagttGATAAAGAAGTTAGGCAAGAATCGCCATTTGGTAGTTCATCgaaaatatatggaaaataataaaagcatcCCAGAAAAACCTCCTTGTCGCTGGAGTTACGTGTGCAAAGACCCGCTCGACTTGGATTCCTGTCgattaaaagaaaactgtaCTCTACGTCAACCAGACGAAAAAGTGGATCACAATCAAT ATATTGAAACCAATATAAACGAAGAcccaaaaatgttaaataagtttcgtaaatttt TATCAATAAATGCACTGGATGAAGAAGTAGAGAAAAtta ttGAAAAAAgagtacttaaatataaaccGAAAAATATGG GCAGTGCGGAAAACATGGAGAGCTTATCTGAATATTTCCGCAAAATACTTGTATCAAGTG ACAAAGCGGTAACTACGACAATTGGAGAAGAAGAGTATAGTGACACTACTGAGCCGATTGCAAAAGCAAAGACGAAACTGAAAGGAGATGACAGCAAGGTCAAGAGTCTGAAACCTGAG aaTAGTGATGAAAGAAGACTGAGAAGTAAGGGCTGA